Proteins co-encoded in one Peromyscus leucopus breed LL Stock unplaced genomic scaffold, UCI_PerLeu_2.1 scaffold_1309, whole genome shotgun sequence genomic window:
- the LOC114688030 gene encoding vomeronasal type-1 receptor 4-like: MTSQSKTQKSTEELALQMLLLLLVGIGTVANILLFVHNFSPIFTGSRLRPTQVIVTNLAVTNAFLLLVTAFPTNMMVFVPRKPATNLKCKIVFFIRLVARSTNMCSTCALSIHQFVTLVPGHWGRLMLRGRTPDALSYSCYSCWLFSILNNVYIPMKVSGPQSPGNDTNNNSKFLCSTSGFSVGIIFLHFAHDATFISIMAWTSVSMVILLYRHHQRTQHIITSNQNHRGHAETRAAQTVLMVVIIFVAMYLLNFICIIFHTFLTDWGLLLRHVGEALTAGFPTISPFLLIFRDPKDPCSVLFNC, encoded by the coding sequence ATGACTTCTCAGAGTAAAACTCAAAAATCCACTGAGGAATTGGCTCTCCAGATGCTCCTGCTTTTACTGGTTGGGATTGGGACCGTGGCCAACATTCTTCTGTTTGTCCATAATTTCTCTCCCATCTTTACTGGCTCTCGACTGAGGCCAACACAGGTCATTGTCACCAACTTGGCTGTGACCAATGCCTTCCTTCTCCTTGTCACTGCATTTCCAACCAACATGATGGTTTTTGTTCCAAGGAAACCCGCAACTAACCTGAAATGCAAAATTGTGTTCTTCATTCGCCTGGTGGCTCGAAGCACAAACATGTGCTCCACCTGTGCCCTGAGCATCCATCAGTTTGTTACTCTTGTTCCTGGTCATTGGGGTAGGCTAATGCTTCGAGGAAGAACCCCTGATGCCCTGAGTTATTCTTGTTACAGTTGTTGGTTGTTCAGTATCTTAAATAATGTCTACATTCCAATGAAAGTCAGTGGTCCACAGAGCCCAGGCAATGACACTAACAATAACAGCAAGTTTCTCTGTTCCACATCTGGATTCAGTGTAGGCATCATCTTCTTGCATTTTGCCCATGATGCCACATTCATCAGCATCATGGCCTGGACCAgtgtctccatggtgattctcCTCTATAGGCATCACCAGCGAACACAGCACATCATCACTTCCAATCAGAACCACAGAGGCCATGCTGAGACCAGAGCAGCCCAAACTGTCCTGATGGTGGTGATCATATTTGTTGCCATGTACCtcctaaattttatttgtatcatCTTTCACACATTTTTAACAGACTGGGGTCTCTTGTTGAGGCATGTAGGTGAAGCTTTGACTGCAGGCTTCCCCActatttctcccttcctgttGATCTTTAGGGATCCTAAGGATCCTTGTTCTGTGCTCTTCAACTGCTGA